Genomic window (Pristiophorus japonicus isolate sPriJap1 chromosome 9, sPriJap1.hap1, whole genome shotgun sequence):
cgagcctgttacactggaacaggaggaggcccattcagcccctcgagcctgttacacaggaacatgagtagGTCATTCAGGCCATCGAGCGcattgcacaggaacagggtgatgccattcagcccatcaaacctgttacattaggaacatgagggcattcagcccctcgagcgtgttattgTGGAAAAGGCAGAGGCCCatacagccgctcgagcctgttacataggaacaggatgagTCCATTCTGCACCCTTGGgcacgttacacaggaacaggagggggccattcatctcctcgaacctgttacatttggaacaggacgaggtcattcagccctccgagcctgttacagagatactggaggaggccattcagcccctcgagccggttcgaCTATTCTGTCTGATGGATGGTGAGTTGTGAAGGTCGTTAAACTGTGGAGACCAGCCTAAGGACTCGGACTCGAGCTACGTCTTCCTGTGATGTTCACAGTGAACAGTCCATCAGTGTGTAACctttctcgccctctctttctctgtctctctgtctctctgtctctgtctctgtctctctctcgcactctgtttctatctctctctttgtctctctgtctctctctgtctctatctcactctgtttctgtctctcacccccgtctgtctgtctgtctctgtctgtcgttctgtctgtctctctctctctctctgcctttctctctcactctctttctctgcctttctctttccgtctgtctctctctgtctctctctgtctctttctgtctctctttgtttcatgtctctctttctgtctctctctgtctctgtctctgtctctcgctatctctgtctctctgtctatctccctctctctttctatctctcacaTTCTCTTTCGctccctgtctttgtctctctgactatctctgcctctctctctatatccctctctctctctctctctgtccacctctctctttctctctatctacatgtTTTACAGGTCGTTGTGTGGGAGCGGGAGAATTTCCAGGGCCGGAGGCAGGAATTCACCAGCGAATGTTTCAACATCTCTCAGTGTGGGTTCGACAACGTCCGCTCCATCCGTGTGGAAAGTGGAGCGTGAGTGAATTATCCTTCATCCCTctatctcacactttctctcttcctctttctctcttgctcatattctctctctcacattctctcacactatctctctcacacactctcaccctgtcacacgcactctctctcacatactgtctcccacacacacactctcacacacatcctcacacacaatctcacattcttacacattcacacacagtctcATATACACatatgctctcacacacactcactcttacacACACCAATGTATACACACtcttaaacacacacactcacacatatgcatactcactcacacaatctcactcacacacactctcactcccactctctcacaTGTATACTCCCACCCACATTATATCACACatgcacacatgctctcacactcacatactctcacgcacactctcacatacagacacacactcacagacgtgTGCTCTCACACACAAGCTCGcgaacacacgcactctcacacactcatactggcACATACAAATATGCTGTCACACACAAACGCTCTTGCACGCAcatgttctcactcacactcacacacacacacactcacacacacactctttctcaaacactcccacacacacagacattctCACACGTGCACAATCtgtgtcacacactctctcaaacacacttgCACTCTCGCCcacaaacacgctcacacacacgctcacacacacgctcacacacacacacatactctctcacacactcacacacacacaattacacacactcacaaaaactctctcacacacacattctctaacacatactctctctcacacgcacacacacacacacacagacacactcacacacatgcacacactcacaaacacacacacactctcatgcagactctcgcacacacatacacacacatgcactcacacacacactctctccacatatatacacactcacactctcacccacatacacaaactctctcacacacactcacacatactctcacgcaGATTCtcgcacacacataaacacatacacactcagacacacactctcactcacacactcactcacacaaactcacacactcacgcacaaatacacacactctaaCATTctatctttcacacactcacacatgaccACAGTCACacaaactgggtgggatattaaagcttATGGTGAGTGAGCAGGAGAGTTAGATTGGACTGGGTGCGATATTGAAGTTCATGGGTAGTGAGCAAGAAAGTGGGATTGGACTCGGTGGGATACTAaaaggtgtggggagtgaggggagaatgtGATTAGACTGGGTTAGATATTAAACTGTGCGAGGAGTGAGGGGTGAGTtgaattagactgggtggcataCTAAACGGTACAGgatgtgaggggagagagggattagattgggtgagatATTAAAAGGTTTTGTGAGTGagaaggaaagtgggattagaccgggtggaatattaaagggagcggagagtgagagggagcatgggattagactgggtttgATATTAAAGGGTTTTGTGAGTGTGAAGGAGAGTGGGGTTAGACCGGGTTTGTATTAAAgaatgtggggagtgaggggaaatTGGGATTGGATTGGGCGGAATACTAAAGGGTTAGGGGAGTGAGCAGCAGAgtgcgattagactgggtgggatattaaaggttaaGGGGTGTAAGAGCGAGAGTAGGATTAGAATTGTGGGATATTGAAGGCtatcgagagtgagggggagactgggattggactgggtggctCATCCTGAGAATTACCACAGTACATatgtgatgggccgaatgacctgcctcTCTATGGAACATTCGTGGGCTGATATTTGACTCCTTTTCTCTCCTACAGGTGGGTTGGATATGAGCACCATGGTTTCCAGGGGCAGCAGTTTATCCTGGAGCGAGGGGAGTATTCCCGCTGGGAGGCCTGGGCTGGCAGTAACTCCTACCACGTGGAGTGGATGATGTCCTTCAGACCCCTCTACTGTGCAGTAAGTGGCCTCGATACCCTCAGGGGCAGCGTCACGACCAGGGTCAGTGGAACGGTTACAGTTAGGTTCCCACTCAGGCTCAGGGTCAGATACAGGggtagggttaaagttagggtcaCACTCAGAGTCAGGGTCAGATACAGCGGCATGTTTACAGTTACGATCACTTTCAGAGTCTGTTACTGTGTTAGGGTCACGGATCTGGTCAGGACCGGGCTTACGGTTAAGATCAGGCTCGGTGTCACGATCCCGGTCAAATACAGGGTCAGGGACGGGGTTCTGGTGAGAGTTACGGTTATGCTTTGGGACAAGGTCACCTCCAGGGTCACGGTTCCGGTCAGAGGCGAGTTTATGGTTTGGCTCAGGGTTACAGATCAAGGTTTGGATCACGATAAAGGGTCATGGTCAGGGTCAAGGTGAGTATCAAGGTACAGGTTCATGGTCAGGATTGAGTAATTCCCCTCGAGGGTTGAGCGGGTTTGGTTCTGTGAGACAGACACTCCGAGGGAGGTGACACTCAGCAAGGCTCCGGCCGATGGATTCATCGTCAGGATAGGCTCAACGAATGGgtggcagcagtgggtagggtcgaAGGTCAggatgaggtcagtgagtggggtcgagGGTCAGAGAGTGGGGACGATGGTCAGGATggagtcagtgattggggtcaggatgGGGTCAGAGATTGATTTGTTGTGACGATGTCCCCACCACTCTTTCCGACAGAATCACTCCGACTCCTACATGGAAATCTACGAGCGGGAGAACTTCATGGGACGTCACACGGATCTGTGCGATGACTACCCCTCCCTGCAGGCCATGGGTTGGTGCAGCAAGAACGTGGGCTCCATGTTTGTCAAGAGTGGAGCGTAAGTACaggattctacacattattccatttACCCAAAGGGTTAAAGGTCAGAGCCTGACACTGATCacatccagtcccagagggtgaaaggacaatgTCTGACTGACTGACGCCACCCAGCcccattcggctccttgagcccgctccgtcattcaataagctcatggctgatcatcgacctcaactccactttcccgcccgatcgccatatTGCTTCATTCCCATAgacctcaaaaatctatctatctcaaactTGAATACACTCAACAGCTCAGCATCACAgtcctctagggcagagaattccaaagattcaccaccctctgagtgaagaaattactcctcatctcagtgttaaatggccgacctctgatccagagactgtgacccctggttctaaacacgccagccaggggagacaacctctcagcatctaccctgtcaatcccattcagaatcttgtaagtttcaatgatgattcttctaaactccagagtgtataggcacattctacataatctctcatcataagacaatcctctcatcccaggattcaatctagtgaacctctgttgtaccacctccaaagcaggtacatccttccttagataaggagatcaaaactgtgcgcaGTTCTCCAGGAGTGCTCTCAACAAGACcaatgtacaattgtagcaagacttccttactcttatactccaacccccttgcaataaaggccagcatgctgTTTTTGTTCTTTATTGCTTGTTTTACCGGCACGTTAcgattctgtgtttcttgcacaaggacacccaaatctctctgaacagcaacgtttaatagtttctcaccatttaaaaattactttgTTTTTCTatgcttcctaccaaagtgaataacctcacagttcccacattatactccatccgccaacttactgcccactcacagtctCTCTAAATCCTTTTGCAGACAATTTGAGTTCTCACATCTTACTgtaccacctagctttgtatcatccgcaaacttggatacattacatttcgTTCTTTGGGTCAGTGTCTGACACATGACCCCACGCAGTACCGATGGGTGAAAGGTCAGAGCCTGAACCATGACCCCACCAAATCCCAATTGGTGAAAGGTCAGAGACAAACCCATGAGCCCACCCAGTCCCAGAGCTTgaaaggtcagagacagacccACTCACCATAACAAGTCCCAGATGGTGAAAGGTCAGAGCCCGAACCATGACCCCACCCAGTCCCAGAGCTTGAAAGGTCAGAACCTGACACACTGAAACCACCCATTCCaagagggtgaaaggtcagagccTGACACACGACACCACCTAGTCCGAGAGGGTGAAAGCACAGTGTCTGATCCATGATCCCACCCAGTGCCCTGGTCAGAGGATTGGATTTGAACCCATGTCCGGGAGGGTGAAAGGTCAAAGTTACTATTGTTACCCGTTTTGCTGAACCATTTAACACCTTCTTTCCCTGTCGAACCCCACAGGTGGGTTTGTTACCAGTTCCCTGGTTACCGTGGATACCAGTACATCATGGAGTATGATCGACACTCGGGAGAGTTCAAGCACTGGATGCAGTGGGGCTCCCACGCTCAGACTCCACAGGTCCAGTCCATCCGGAGAGTCATGCACTGAGACATCAACTCCATCACCGGCAGACAACCAGCTGCTTTTAACCCTAACTCAATAAAAGAAATCGATTTCTTACCAAACCTCCGCTGGCGATTTGTTCTACAGAGTAACCACCTCGCACACAAAAATAGACTCCCTCCTTAACCAGGGTTCCTGACTGAGAGACTCCCTCCTCAGTCAATCTCCCTGGAGCAACTCCCACTTTAAACAGGGTCTCTGATGGAGAGACTCCCTCATTAAACAGGGTCCCTGACGTAGAGAATCCTTCTTTAAATCTGGTCGCTGATGGCGAGACTGCCACTGTAAACTTTAACGACGTTTCTACATTTAAATATGATAAAGCCCTAAATATCTGCTCTCTAACTATGCTGATCTTATCCAATATTTCACGCTCTTCCTGCAGAACCTCAACGTTGGCAACGTCCAAACGGTCACACTCATCGAGGAACATGCTGCAAGTAGTGACAATAAGGAATACACTGTAATTAATGAcattcactcaggaacaccctgtaaatactgacactcactcaagaACACGCTGAAAATACCGACACTCACTcaagaacaccctgtaaatactgacattcactcaggaacacctgataaatactgacactcactcagaaaTACACTGAAATTAATGACATTCACACAggaacaacctgtaaatactgacactcattcaggaacaccctgtaaatactgacattcactcaggaacacactgtaaacactgacattcactcaggaacaccttgtaaatactgacactcactcaggaatacACTGTAATTAATGACATTCacacaggaacaccctgtaaatactgacactcactcaggaatacACTGTAATTAATGACATTCacacaggaacaccctgtaaatactgacactcattcaggaacaccctgtaattactgacattcACGCaggaacatcctgtaaatactgacactcactcaggaatacATTGTAATTAATGACATTCacacaggaacaccctgtaaatactgacactcactcaggaataccctgtaaataccgacattcACTcatgaacaccctgtaaatactgacactcactcaggaacaccctgtaaatactgacactcactcaggaacaccctccaaatactgacactcactcaggaacaccctgatactactgacactcactcaggaacagcctgtaaatactgacactcactcaggaacaaatTTCAAATATTGACATTCACTCAAGAACATTCTCTAAAtaatgacactcactcaggaacaccctgtaaatactgacactcactcaggaacacaatGTAACTACTGACACTCACGCAGAAACACCctgtaatactgacactcactcaacaacaccctataaatactgacactcactcaggaaaaccgtgtatctactgacactcattcaggaacaccctgtaaatactgacattcacgcaggaacaacctgtaaatactgacactcactcaggaacaccctgtaaataatgacattcaCTCAGGAACAGCTTGTGAACATTGAGACTCACTCAGTtacaccctgtaaatattgtcactcaCTCAGgagcaccctgtaaatactgaaactcaCTGAGGAatatcctgcaaatactgacactcaATCAGGaactccctgcaaatactgacactgactcaggtacaacctgtaaatactgacactcactcaggaacatgctgtaaatactgacactcactcaggaacaccctgcaaataatgacactcactcaacaacaaccttgtaactactgacactcactcaggaacaccctatAAATATGGACActgactcaggaacaccctgtatctactgacactcactcagggaaaccctgtaaatattgacactggcTCAGGAATATCCTgtatctactgacactcactcaagaacaccctgtaaatactgacatttacTCAGTAACACCCTGCAACTACTGAcattcactcaggaacaccctgtaaatgccGGCACTGACTcaagaacaccctgtaaatactgacagtcaCTCAGCAACACCCTGTAACTACCGAGACTCACTTAGGAACATTCTGCAAATAATGACATTCACTCAGGAACAGCTTGTGAATATTGAGACTCACTcacaacaccctgtaaatactgtcactcacacaggaacatcctgtaaatactgacactgacTCACGAACACAATGTAATTACTGACACTCACGCAGAAACACCctgtaatactgacactcactcaacaacaacctataaatactgacactcactcaggaaaaccgtgtatctactgacactcactcaggaacatcctgtaaatactgacactcactcagggaaaccctgtaaatattgacactgacTCAGGAATACCCTgtatctactgacactcactcaagaacaccctgtaaatactgacatttacTCAGGAACACCCTGCAACTACTGACATTCACTCAGGAGCACCCTGTAAATACCGGCACTGACTcaagaacaccctgtaaatactgacaggcaCTCAGCAACACCCTGTAACTAACGAGACTCATTTAGGAACATTCTGCAAATAATGACATTCACTCAGGAACAGCTTGTGAATATTGAGACTCACTCagcaacaccctgtaaatactgtcactcacacaggaacatcctgtaaatactgaacaCTGACTCAGGACCACAATGTAATTACTGACACTCATGCAGAAACATCctgtaatactgacactcactcaacaacaccctataaatactgacactcactcaggaaaaccgtgtatctactgacactcactcaggaacaccctgtaataaCTGAAACTCACTAAGGAatatcctgcaaatactgacactcaATCAGGAACTCCCTGCCAATAGTGACACTGACTCAGgtacaacctgtaaatactgacactcactcaggaacatgcTATAAATACTGAGACTCAGTCAGGAACAAactgtaactactgacactcactcaggaacaccctgtaatactgacactcactcaacaacaccctataaatactgacactcactcaggaaaaccgtgtatctactgacactcactcaggaacaccctgtgaaTATTGAGACTCACTCagcaacaccctgtaaatactgacactcactcaggaacaccctgtaaatactgacaactcACTCAGGAACAAATTTCAAATATTGACATTCACTCAAGAACATtctctaaatactgacactcactcagcaacaccctgtaaatactgacactcactcagcaacaccctgtaaatattgtcactcactcaggaacatcctataaatactgacactcactcaggaacaccctgtaaatactgaaactcaCTGAGGAatatcctgcaaatactgacactcaATCAGGAACACCCTTCAAATACTGACACTGACTCAGgtacaacctgtaaatactgacactcactcaggaacacgctgtaaatactgacactcactcaggaacaccctataactactgacactcactcaggaacaccctgtaaatactgacactcactcaggaacaccctgtaaatactgacactcatgcAGGAACACCCTGCAAATACCAACACTCACTCAGGAAaaacctgtaaataatgacactgactcaggaacaccctgtatctactgacactcactcagggaaaccctgtaaatattgacactgacTCAGGAATACCCTgtatctactgacactcactcaagaacaccctgtaaatactgacatttactcaggaacaccctgcaactactgacattcactcaggaacaccctgttaGTACCGGCACTGACTCAAGaacacactgtaaatattgacagtcaCTCAGCAACACCCTGTAACTACCGAGACTCACTTAGGAACATTCTGCAAATAATGACATTCACTCAGGAACAGCTTGTGAATATTGAGACTCACTCagcaacaccctgtaaatactgtcagtcactcaggaacatcctgtaaatactgacactgacTCACGAACACAATGTAATTACTGACACTCACGCAGAAACACCctgtaatactgacactcactcaacaacaccctataaatactgacactcactcaggaaaacCGTGTATCTACTGACACTCATTCAGGACACCCTGTAAtattgacactcactcaggaacatgcTATAAATACTgatactcactcaggaacaccgtgtaaatactgacacacactcaggaacaccctgtaaatactgaaactcaTGAAGGAatatcctgcaaatactgacactcaATCAGGAACTCCCTGCCAATACTGACACTGACTCAGGTAcaacctgtaaatattgacactcactcaggaacacgctgtaaatactgacactcactcaggaacaccctgtaatactgacactcactcaacaacaccctgtaaatactgacattcactcaggaacaccctgtaaatactgacactcactcaggaacaccctgtaaatactgccattcACTCAGGAACAccgtgtaaatattgacactcactCAGTAACATCCtccaaatactgacactcactcaggaacaccctgtaactactgacactcactcaggaacatccTGTGAATATTGAGACTCACTCagcaacaccctgtaaatactgactctcactcaggaacaccctgtaaataatgaTATTCACTCAGGAACCGCTTGTGAACATTGAGACTCACTCAgcaacaccctgtaaatattgtcactcaCTCAGGAACATCCTGTAATTATAGACACTGACTCAGGAACACAATGTAACTACTGACACTCATGCAGAAACACGctgtaatactgacactcactcaggaaaaccgtgtatctactgacactcactcaggaacaccttgtaaatactgatactcactcaggaacaccTTGTAAATACTGAAACTCACGAAGGAatatcctgcaaatactgacactcaATCAGGaactccctgcaaatactgacactgaCTCAGGTAcaaccagtaaatactgacactcactcaggaacacgctgtaaatactgacactcactcaggaacatgctgtaactactgacactcactcaggaacaccctgtaaatactgacactcactcaggaacaccctgtaaatactgacactcatatAGGAACACACTGCAAATACCAACACTCACTCAcgaacaacctgtaaatactgacactcactcaggaacaccctgcaaATATGGACActgactcaggaacaccctgtatctactgacactctcacagggaaaccctgtaaatattgtcactgaCTCAGGAATACTATgtatctactgacactcactcaagaacaccctgtaaatactgacattttctcaggaacaccctgtaactactgacattcactcaggaacaccctgtaaatac
Coding sequences:
- the LOC139272762 gene encoding beta-crystallin A1-like codes for the protein MQKYNGPLNQGYPGYWKVVVWERENFQGRRQEFTSECFNISQCGFDNVRSIRVESGAWVGYEHHGFQGQQFILERGEYSRWEAWAGSNSYHVEWMMSFRPLYCANHSDSYMEIYERENFMGRHTDLCDDYPSLQAMGWCSKNVGSMFVKSGAWVCYQFPGYRGYQYIMEYDRHSGEFKHWMQWGSHAQTPQVQSIRRVMH